The following is a genomic window from Puntigrus tetrazona isolate hp1 chromosome 20, ASM1883169v1, whole genome shotgun sequence.
GCGGAAGCGAGGGCCCCAGTCGTTGAGGTAGTCATAGTCCTGGTCGCCTCCGCTGCTGGACGAGTGAAGGGAGCTGAGCGATCCGGCCGTGGAGCCGCTGCCCTCGTAGTCGAACACCAGCAGGGAGTCGTACGGAGGGGCCGTGGGATCGGTGTCGGCCGCCTTGAGACCCTGGGGGAACATGACCAGAACGGATGTGGTTTTAAAATAGTGCAATCGTTTAAATTACTCACTTGGTATTGCTGTTTAAGCGCAGAGGGGGATGGGACGGGACGGGATGGAGAAAAAGAAGTAGGAACAAAAGAGGAGGAGGGGAGATGGGAGGAGAGGGAAGCGGAGAAGGATTGGGGTCGCCGTGCAAACAGATGCTGGGCTCTGGAACAGGCTAAAGCGTTTATTTATAAGCGGCTGCGTTCTGGAAACGGCACAGCTAAGCACAGTCTGAGCTCGCGCAATTAAACAATGAAACACTGAACGCTCTGTCAGCGCACTGGATGAGAAACAACTAAAGTGAGaagaggaaggaaggaaggaggaAGGAGCGACAATACAACCGAAACCCATTAAGTGCGTCCTATTTCACAGTGTTCTGCACCGTTTTGATATATATGTGCGCAGGTGAATCCGAACATTTGAATGAACACAAAGACCACTGTGTACCGACCATTTCCTAGTATGGAAGAAAATGTTGAATCGCTGGAAATCCCCAGTCTATtcgaaaaatgaaaaatgtctttagAAGTTCCTCTGTGAATCTTTGAACCTTCTCATAATCAAAATGAAGATTAATTTATTAACCactactcattttattttatttgtgggGGAGTGCTTATGTGTATGTTTTGtctgtaataattttaaatcaatctaTACCGAATGATGtacttcagcaaaaaaaaattaaataaaaaatgttgtgaaTACTCAGTGGTCGTAACGGTCACTTTTCTTATAaagctaacatttaaaaagccattttcttCCAATTGCAAACCAGTAatatactattactattaaGTGCAGCATTTTGGGCACAAATTTAGATGCAAAACATTGGGCACAAACTTTCTATagacaaaaatatatgtacaacATTTATGGGCATGGAgaaattcaaaagtttgatttaCATGCGCCCAGCCGATTTTGGTAGTGAATCAAACACCCAAATCCACATTcaatttgaatgtttaaaatgcctCTAGTGCCCAAAAATGTggtctaggtaggcagctcacttGGTTTTGAAAGCCTGCCATATTGTACAAATAAAGTTCTATTCTTGGCATAACACTGTCCAGGCAGAGTGCTAGCACAGACTAAACACTGTATAGACATTTAGTTGACATGATTCTGAATCCTGAAGTCGCTTGTCCAAACAAATCTTTCTACAGACATAAAACGGCTATAAAGCAAACTCATAAGTGACCATTTTTGTTGGAATGctaaaaatcagcaaaaaaaccCCCCCTAACTGCCGggttttttaaaacagtttggtCAAACAGATTGGCAAATGCTGCCGTCTACAAAGCCTTCTTGTCTTTTAAGTGTGGCTGATTACATTTAGcagtaatgtttaattcattacCTGATTTAAGCAGTTTCTCGCTAATCTCACACTGCTTTGAGCGCAGTCGCATTGCTTAGAGCCTGTGAGGTCTGCATGAGTGCGTGGGAGAGAGCGCATCCACAGACTTTAGCATGAGATATCGAATCCCTGAGCCTGGCTAATGATCAACAAAACTAAAAGGACCTTGGTCCAATTAACCAATCAATCACCATTAAGTCTTATCACTGGTGCCATCGAGCCATTTTATGTGGCGCGACTTCGGAAGAGCGGACGCATGGCGTACCTCGTGGATAAACTCTCCTATGTCTCCGGGATGGGGTGCGGCCGAACGGATGGGATAGTTGGGCTCGGAGTGCATCGGTCGCTCGTCCAGCCGGCGGATCCCGACGGGCTTGATCATGTCTGGCTCCAGAGTATCGGGCTGCTGCAGCTGGCTCAGATCATAGTCCTGAAGAAACACAGATAGTGGGGAAGAGACGATTACAAATAGGGTTAGAGGTCTGCTCGAAGTCCTTTGTTTTCTGGAAACATCTGCAGTGGAGAGCAAAGAATGTTTTGACCTTAGAGATGTAATTTAAGTTTGCTTTGTTCTATATAAAGGTTATTCATGAAGGCTTTCTTTTTAGAAATTAGCTAAAAACTCGTCTCGCTGAAAAATTTGGAATATCCTATATATAATGGCAGCTATTAAAGAAATAACAGCCAAAATAATCTAATTTGCTGCGATGTCtataaatgaaatgacaaagaaaaaaatagcttttatagCTTAAAGGAttcatatatgtataatttagaatttagtgTTTCCTtccatttctttattaattttttattaaaaatgttacttgtttgtttcttttaggTAAGAAAGTAGTTCAAATTAGTTAACTTCTTCACTAAGCTAGCTGAAATATATTCTGTGATTCCtgatacatgcatatacattgtGCGGTTGGGGCTGCTGTTATCAAGACTTAGTTGAGAAAATGCCAATAAAATAACCCTAGTTGAAggttaaaacaacagaaacggATATGAAAAAGGTCAGAATACACCTGCTTTTTACAAGATGGGTTTAAAAGATGACACATAAGCATAAAAGATGACACATAAGTAAGTGCTCATGGTTTATGCAGTATTACTTAGAAAATGCTAGAACACTCAACCATGTGCAAGATGTAGAAGCAGGTGGAAAACACAGCATACCCCGAGCTTAAGTACATTactaatggatttttttttaaattgaatgttttaattaaaatctaaaaatgccaaATGGTTCCCGTGGGACTTAGATAATATTATTAACTCATAAAAACCATAGAAAAGTCTCCAAACTGATCAAATACAAATCCGAGTGTTTCTGTGTGCGTGTCATCTGTGCAAAAACCGAAGTTTGGCTCAAATACAAATCTGTGAGTCTCACACATGCTCACAGCACAAGGCAAAACAGGAACCGTTTCATCCTTTTAAATTTAGTCACTTTAAAATCGGCATTACTTGCAAAACGAATGCTGAAAATTAGTCATCAAGATTTCAAACTGCACAGCACAGCTCGAATTAAAATCGTTAACATTTAATGACtggttaaaattaaacatttaaaaaaatgtttttattaaacaagcTAGATTGTCTCGAGTAATTCTGAGCTGGATTAATTGTGTATGCCCAGCAGCAGCAATACACGTACCTGGTCTTCCTCTCCGCCACCCTCCTCGTCGTATTTGAGTATGTTGTCTCGCACATCGTCCTCTGGATCGATCAGCAGCTGCTTGGCCTGTCTCTCTTTATCCCGTCTCTTCATCCACATCACAAACATCAACACCAGcactgcagagagagacagaaagtgaGAGATAGATCGATATAAAACGAGCAAAATGACTTGAGATCAGACAGTTAAAGGTGTAGTGTGTAATTTTTAGCCCCGCAAACTGAAATCAATGTTTTGCTAAGTTCCGCCCCCCTCAGTTACTGCTCGTCTACTGCTCAGACAagttatatttatgtgtaatttTTCCATAAACTGAGCTCATTACAtagtaaaaatttaattcacGTCATCATATttcatctgctgtttttttttttaaagtacagtTCATAACTTTTGGAGTTCTAgcagttaataaacagaactgtgtGCATCTTGTGGAAGAACATCGTAGCCGGAACTACTTCTTTCTGTTTCAGTCTATGACAATTTGAGAAGGTATTAGGTTACTCCGCAGCGCCACCTACACAATCCAGTCTAAAAAGTCTGAATCTAAACGCGTATTATAGGTGAAAAGCGATTTTGAAAATGGATTCATGGTGTACTcgtttattatatacattattttattatgtaagtaATGTGATTTAAAACTGCAGAGACTGCGAAACCATTCATATCGCAAATTTAATTTAACGAAAAAACATCCCATGTGTTTGAAAGAACAAAACTGTCACTTTCACAGAAGTTTGagcaaaacagaaatgaaagttGTGGCTATTGGGAAAACTACCATGGctcttttattaaatagtaATGTAATCACTTCAGGGCGCAGaacattaagaaaaatgttgttgctagtgaatgatgacagaagtttcGTTTATTTGAGGCTACGGTGTGTCAGACTGTTTTGTAAGGTGACAGTAGCCAACCGTTTTGGCTCCAGTGTTTCTTGAAGACCAGAGCCAAATTTATGTAATGATATCGGCCTGAAGTGAATTATTTAATCACATGACTCTAGGCACATGAGGCACAATGCGTTTCCATcatagtttgttttttgtcttcttgctgaataaaacattctTCCACCTCAAGAGAgcttatacatgtttttttttaggaattgGATTTACCTCTTGGTGTTtcaattcaacattttttaaataaaatattaaataaaaattggtgAATGGAAACTACAGTCAAGCTACAGTCGACcccaaaagagaaaaagcatTGATTTTGATTCAACCGATATCATCGCTTTAAAGTGAACAGAACTGTTCCTATCCTTTCTACAAAAGCTTCACTATGACATCTTTTGTGACTATATCGCCTCTGCGACTAAAAGCAGATCACATGTGCTTGGCAGAAATGTGACCAACTGATAAGAACTCAACTGCCTGGAAGAAACGATCTCTGTCTAGTGTGTCTTACCCAGCAGAATGATGATGCAGATAAGTATGGCGATGATGGCTCCGGTGCCCAGCCCGGCTGCCATGATGCGTTCCATGTCCACGCAGTCGCCGTGGTGATCGCACTGGCACACTTTGATGCGCAGGTAGGTGATGTTGGACATGGGCAGGTTACCCGAGTCTGTGATGCTGATGGGCAGCTCGTATATCCCACTTTCCAGGTAACTAATCTTTAGACTTAACTGAGCGTGGTCGCCTGCAAACCAACCACAAAACACATGAGATAAAGTCTGGCAAAAATAATGCAGTGTTTCTTAATCCCAGAGAAATCTTTTCCGTCTAGCGTACCGCTGATTCGTGTCAGTGTCCAGTTCCTGCGGATGTCAGAGGGACGGTTGGGCAGCTCGAAAGCGTAGGGCCCAGCGTTGGGGTTGAGATCTCCGTCTACGGCTGTGATATTGATGGCATTGGGTTCGGGCCTCTCGCACACTTCTGTTTCTTGAGGGAAAACTCGAGGTGCGTTATCGTTTATGTCCAGCAGGTAGATCTGCAGAGTCCCCGTCCCACTCGCAGGAGGGACACCTGTCGATGGACAGAGGAAAAAAGGAGAAGTTAATACTAGCATAAGCCGTGTCCGAATTCAGAGGTTGCATTCTTCGAAGGCTGTATTTCCAAGCCAATTTGAAGACTCCATCAAGTGCGGTCTCAAAATGTCCTCTGTTTCCTGGGCCATGAAGGATACGACAGATGGATCCTTCACGGCCCAGACTATAGCAAGATTCAATGTATGACAATGCTggattacagttttaaatgttgCGTTTTCACCTTATTATAATATCAAACAAAACCAGTGTTACAAAAAAGGCCATCCAATTTAACACTCAGTTTTACCTTTGTGGCCTTTAAAGTCTGCATTCTTTGAAGTATGCAGTCCCAAAATTGGAACACGGCTATAATCTCAAGTAGTCAGATTTTGACAAAAAACAGTCGACGAATCGGATTGTAAAAGTTTAATTGTATAACTTCAAAAcactattttcaacatttaaaagcagTATCCTACACAACAGCATGACACTAGAagagtgtcttttttttatttattcctccTGTCCATCCGGCGAGGTTTCATCACTCCTGGACAGAGCTGCATCTGTTCCTACACGAGTGGAGGATTAATAACAAAACTTATGCATCTAGAGTGCCGGAAACTGAATGCGTACAGCTCTTGGCGTTATAGTGTGCAATATGCATCCTGACCGTGAAGGCTTTGTGGGCGTGACATCTGAGCCCAACGCTAATAGTTGAAAACCGACGATACAGACGAACTACAGCAGTTAACGACTTTAGGCTCCTCTGTTCTGGGTTGCTGGGCATGCTAACTCATTTATAAACCATAATGCACAGTCTATAAGATCCAATCAAGCTGCCCACGTCCATGAAATATCTGCGTACAAGTGCGCCAGCACAGACTGGACCATCACTACTTAAGAGTTTAGAGCTTAGTTTCTGTTTCAACAAGAGCAACAAGACCTTTCGACTTCACTGATCTTTAAACAAAGAACAAGAGACGGGCAGTGCAGTGCGGCAGTCTGACGGAGCGGTGGCTTTCTGTTCTACTCCTGGCATTCACAGCACACTTTTAATCTGTTCCAGCCCTGAAAACCCCTAACTCAAATACGACTAAGTATCCTTAATATATTGAATCAGGTGTGCGAATCAGCATTAAACTAGATGCGAAAAGGCTTCTTTGTGAAAAAGGGAGCCCTGCCACTTGCACGCAAAGATTCAACGGAACTGAGAAAGGAATTAGTGCTGTGTATTCACGTATTCTGCTTTATCTTAGCACTTGCCCAAAGTCAGAGCCAGTCTGAAAGATTCCATAGAAAACTGGGTAGTATTTGTGGTcccagacttttttttttttagcttgattCTCTCCAGTCGGGGgttatcaaacatgtttgatatttgcAGCTGATTTtagaacatttgttttcatttgccaTGCATCTTCTAGCAACGAGATACACGTTTCTGCGTGAGTTTGTTGTGAACTTTGATGAATGGTAATGTATGATCATTGGTTGTGCAGTGTATGATGCCTAGTGTTTAAAAAATCTGTTCAGAAGTCGTGGAATGTATTCCAGCATTTAGGCATGCGTTACCAGTACAACATAATGATTCCAAACATTTATTAGCTATTCAAACTGTGGTAACTTGGTTGCATATTCGTTGCATATAGAACTGTTAATACTAACATCACAAAAGGCAATGGAGTAATAACTCCATTATTACTTTGAGATCGCATGAATGTCCTGACAAACTTGGCATCTAAGCACTACCttgctcattttgttttgtactgtCTTGCTTTAAAGACCAGCAGAATACTACGATATGAAATACTTTTAAGTAACTTTTAGTAACTTTACAGCATCAATCTAAACACCTTTCAAATGGACAAAGTGCACTTGACTGCACCACACAGCTGGATATAACACTAATCTTCATCATTTCACAAATTGCAGCTGCAATTATAACTGgaaaatgtacacaaacaactcttttaattaactattcttttttcaattttgtaattataattgcCTAATAAAATtaccccctgctttccagcacAATGATAATTGGCCACGAAGATAGCGTTGAGTCTGAGCAATCTAAGAGTGCTGTTCTATAACAAGCCTAATTTACATACAAAGGTGTATTTGTGCTAAAAAAGAATGACAATGACTTAATTTACACGCAGTGCTTCTCTATTTCAGTGCATTTAGTGTCTGGATAAACTGGATTGCAGGTAGGTTTTTTGAGGCTGAAATACCGCATACAAAAATGGTACAACAGTTTAGTGAGTGTTTCTGGAGACAAGCTTTCAAATttacagcgtgtgtgtgagagagggggTTTGTTTCACAGCTCTGATGCAGCGAGAATGTTAAACACCACAGCAGAATAGGGCCTAGCAGACTTCTGTAGACTCTTTCACACAGCGGGTAGTGTATGTGCATATCTGTGTGCTTCAAAGAAAACCCCCAGAAAAAGCGAAAGCATAGacattcaaaaatgactttgCATATGTTGCTGGTGTGATCATCAACATGGATGTGTGGGCATGTGTACATCTCAGTTGCAGTTTGTTCAGGTTGCAATTACTCCCTAGAGCTAAAATCAATGGAATCACTCAATCTCAGCTGCTTCTGCATGCACATGCATTCAAACACAGTTGCTCCTACCGTTATCAGCGGCCATGAATGTGGCGTTGTAGAGGTTGTTTTTGACATATGGAGACTCTCTGTCCAGGACAGCAATAGTGGAAATTCGTCCGTTGTTGGGATCGATCTCTAGCCAGTTGGCGGGGTCAAATAGTTTAGAGTACCTTTAAAATACACCATATGAAGGTGGTTAATATTTACTTCATTTGTCAATATAAAATAGGTTAAAACAACTAGGGAATCCCACAATGCAAACTGCAAGCTTGACCTTTCCAGTATGACCAGTGTTGTTACTGTTAGAACTATTATAATGtttatggtaaataaaaaaaaatatatatatatatatcaatattagattttattgattttgtaaaatgtatatcaCCAATAATGATTCTGTAACGATTCCAACTGATAATAATTTGTTAACTAAATCAGAAGGTAATGTGAcaaaaatggcaatttttttccaaatactAGCTAgtatactatttatattataaaatattcagtaaGCAGTAAGCTAGTGTTCCTTTCCAAACATAGccattaacaattaattaaataggCCATATTCATGaccatacattttaaatgggtATTTTGCAACCTCTTTTTTTTGCTACTGCATTTTCAGTTCTGGCTGGACTGGCAAGACATTTCTGCTTTGATCTacttaatgcaatttaaaaaaaaatgcataaataaaggcTGCTCTATAAACGTGCAtgtaaaatgcatgtgtgtgttttaataccTAATAGTCTGTTGCATATATCTGTCTGGATCATGCGCTGTAAAAGTCGCCAGCATCGACCACTGCGGAAGCCCCTCCTCCAGTTTGACCTGTTTGGGGTTGGGGTCAAAATTTGGGCTTTCGTTCACGTCGATGACACGTATAGACACGGTGGATGTAGACTGGCGGGTGCGATGGATCCCACTCGCCAGTGGCACCTCATTTTCAGCAACGACCGTCAGCATGAATGATCGATTCATCTCAAAATCAATTGGCTGTACACAAggacacacaaacgcacacacaatcAAGTTAACAGTGTCATAATCTGTTAGGAAAGAGAATCAAAATGATACAATGAATGGATTGTGTTGCAATTAAATACACAGAGGAGAAAtgtttgaataataattaatgaatgacTCATTCTCAATTAAGAGACATAAACCATTAACTCAGCTGAACAGCAGGTGGAAGCTGTTTCCATGGAGACCGTCTTTTGCTCTGTATTTGAACCCGTGCCTGAGGGACTCTAGCGAGATTCTAGCGAATAGCAGCGCAACCCAATTACAGCATTTATACAACAATTAGTTCCGGTCCCTGAATTTGATTGGTTGAGCAGAGTCCTGGGACTTTTCACTGTTTGTATCACTCCGCTTCTCTGTTTATGTCATTCCAGTATCTAAGCGGAGTATAGCGTATTCTGCTATGTcagtatgtttatttctttgtaaGTTTTGTCGAGTGTTACCTTGACGACGGTGACGAGGCCTTCGTTGGTAACGGGATCGGTAGGGATGGAGAAGCGTCCGGTTGGGTCCCCGGATATGATACGGTACACTGCATTCCAGGCAGTGGTCCCCGGTTCATCTTTGTCAGTCACGGTGAGATTCGTCACTATCACATTCACACGGTTCTCTGGGACCTCACCATGGAACTACAGGGACAGGCGGAGAGAGATCGATTTTCAGCAAAGATGGCTTTGGCGAGACGCGTGTtcaagtgtctgtgtgtgtgtgtgtcactcacgGTCTCTCGGGTGAACTCTGGAGCGTTGTCATTGACATCCAGCAGGCGTATGACAGCAGTGGCGGTGTTGGACAGACCATAGGTGGGGTTTCCCTCCATGTCGGTAGCCTGAATGATCAGGGTGTACTGAGGCACCTTCTGCTCGCCaccaaaaacaaatcaagataAGTTGGGTTAAACGCGCAAGGCATAAATGGTTTTCAGCAGTGgttgatgaggatgaggaaCCCGGGAAAAATTATGTTCGGAtcttactatttaaaataacaaaataataattattattatgtcatctaaatgacataaaataagtttaaactGAAGTAcaattactacaaataaaaatgaaacaaatagataaatagaaatataaagtaacaaaaaaaaaaactaaagttaaaaaatgtatgatgatAAAAGAGATGATAACTATAAGtgataactttttaaaaaatcattctaattctaTAGGAATGatgaagacacagagacacaaaattGTTGCAATCGCTCtcaaaacagccaatcagaatccacctAAGCTCAAGAAATTAAAGCAACAGAATCAGTGTTTTCGCGCATTAGTGTGAACGCTAATATAGTTATCTTTGTTTCTACTGGTGTTAACATTTGTTGAATACCTCTGGTTTACAGCATTTTGCTGATACTAGCACACACTCAGTCGTACCTCACGATCTAGACCTGCAGCTACAGTGATGATTTTGCCGGTCTTGTTGTTGATAGTGAACATGTTGGAGGAGGGGCTCTCTGGGGTCTGCGAGAGGATCTTGTATCTGAGCATCCCGTTGGCTGTATTTGGGTCATCCTTATCCTGAGAGGTCACTGTCATTACAAATGTACCTAGAGCCAAGCAATGAATGTCAGTTTTTCCTTCAGTAATAATCACCTTTATACCCACATAAATGTGAAGACAGGTGTACCTGGTTTGGCGCCCTCATCCACGGTTCCGTTCCAGATCTGGTGAGTGAACTCGGGCCGGTTGTCGTTCATATCGATGACATTGATGATGATGTCGATGGGGTTCTCCATCTGATTCCCATTGATGTCTACAGCATGAGCACGTAGCTGCAAATGCAAAaagtcaaatgttttaaaacatatacatatacataatacagaACATTTTGACAAGTCTCTTATAATCAAAAATGCTGCATAATgtgatcaaaatatttttagctaattagctaaatatttttgaaaattacttttCATGCAGCGAgtaacacaaatgtaaatgaatgaaaacatcctgcaaagttttaaatctgaaagtgcactgtgtattGTCTCTCAAAGTTATTGTCTTTCAACAGGAAGAGTCAACTctgaataattcaaatgaatcattttgaaaaagaagcCCAAGCCGCGTCacgttgacgtcaacatgaatcattagcatattgcccgacaacttgtttgtctttttgcGTTACtctgaaaatgcaaataatttttttgccacCAGATGCCACTTTTGGAGCGTAAAAATAGCAGTTTCCCCGGTAACGCTGTATACGAAGAATCACTAGGCTGAAAAATGCTACTGTTGTCAACTCCcgaacctttcattacccataataggggcattttgcatttatttaaagaatgtgtgaagtaaattgctttaaaaatcacatttgtactttttgagTCTTACAAgtttcacagcatttttttcGGTGTCTTGCAGATATTATTACGAATAAAGTGTAAAACTCTAACTGCAGTACTGACACGCTGTCAGCAGAAAAGAGGCTCTTAAGCACCGCACTCATTTACCGTGGTTATTCACGTTAAGCAGTTGCCGCAGCTGACTAGGTTGCAGTTTGCGTGCTAGTGCAGTCTTAGGAGTGCTGCATATATGCATGAGCTGACAGAAAGAAGCCTGATGCTCCACCTTTGGCACCATTAGGAAGCAAATCATTTCATATTCATGTAATCTCTGCATAATTTGAATCTGAATGTGGATTAGGTGGACACTGAGGGTGGTTAACAGCCTGTCGGTTCCAGTGGCGAAGTGAAAGGGTATTGAAACCAGGCAGGAAAAGTTTGCAACTACTTCCAGGGGAGATTGAGGATTGTTCTTACTTAGGAAAAGCCAGATTTAGGGAATGCCCCCTGCGAGCacaatgaatgaatgtgtgtgtgtgtgtgcgtgtgtgtgactTAGTGTTAGGATAAGCTCCTCCGAGTTTAATTTTGTCTGCTATCCTCTTCATGGTACAGTGGATTAAAGGGATGTCAAAGGTCACATTCTCAGACTGGctgccatggtaaccctgaCACACGTAATTTATTGGGAGTTTTAGAGAGTCTCTGTCTACACTGGATGGAATGCATGGATCAAAAGACCAAAGGTCTGATCTTTAAACAATGTGTGTGCTCAAAATGGTCACTGAAAAGTGCATATGCAATCTAATGCGTACAttcttataaaataaactttgaaattaaaataataaatcgaCACTAAAGGGTGATTTGGTGGCCAGACACTAGTGGCAAAACAAtgaatttatcaaaaaaaacaaaaaaaaacaacctaaacTCAATATAAATCTACAAAAATACACcactttcataaaataaatggcacttttatacttttatcaTCAAGTGGGAGATAAAACATGACActgatgtttttacattaattgcatgaaaaattTGGTAATGGATcatggtttaaaaatatttaaaaaaaatgtactaagaaaaatatatttttgccaaGTATAATACATGTCTAACAAGTTTAATGCAGACATGCATTGCATTACATATCTGTATGTTAATATGCACATAGTAAAACATGGTTATGGTCATTAGGGGATATTACAGGTATTTTAGGACAAAAACCTTTAAGCAAAAACCAAATGCAGGCAATTTATAAATCTGAAACATGttgaaacattaataattttggatgaaatctCCATTAAAGTTTTACAACTCAGCATGTGGagtcat
Proteins encoded in this region:
- the LOC122325476 gene encoding cadherin-2-like encodes the protein MVTARDRAGNYIWETTVKLALAGHLLSPPVNQFAGDGIYGGSSHNHYQNPRLITFPRQHQRGSSNGLRRQKRDWVIPPINVPENSRGPFPQVLVRFAVDFVDCGRGSGLRFESGDPADFRIEADGTVFAARTLQLSDRKGRSLEIKAKDVKSQEEWLVHINFTQPKQVPEILFPRHSVVVKGDGSVNRVKRDWVIPPVNVLENSRKQFPEELVKIQSDKDKSNTLRYSVTGPGADQNPTGLFIIDPITGILSVTKPLDREHIPNFHLRAHAVDINGNQMENPIDIIINVIDMNDNRPEFTHQIWNGTVDEGAKPGTFVMTVTSQDKDDPNTANGMLRYKILSQTPESPSSNMFTINNKTGKIITVAAGLDREKVPQYTLIIQATDMEGNPTYGLSNTATAVIRLLDVNDNAPEFTRETFHGEVPENRVNVIVTNLTVTDKDEPGTTAWNAVYRIISGDPTGRFSIPTDPVTNEGLVTVVKPIDFEMNRSFMLTVVAENEVPLASGIHRTRQSTSTVSIRVIDVNESPNFDPNPKQVKLEEGLPQWSMLATFTAHDPDRYMQQTIRYSKLFDPANWLEIDPNNGRISTIAVLDRESPYVKNNLYNATFMAADNGVPPASGTGTLQIYLLDINDNAPRVFPQETEVCERPEPNAINITAVDGDLNPNAGPYAFELPNRPSDIRRNWTLTRISGDHAQLSLKISYLESGIYELPISITDSGNLPMSNITYLRIKVCQCDHHGDCVDMERIMAAGLGTGAIIAILICIIILLVLVLMFVMWMKRRDKERQAKQLLIDPEDDVRDNILKYDEEGGGEEDQDYDLSQLQQPDTLEPDMIKPVGIRRLDERPMHSEPNYPIRSAAPHPGDIGEFIHEGLKAADTDPTAPPYDSLLVFDYEGSGSTAGSLSSLHSSSSGGDQDYDYLNDWGPRFRKLADMYGGNDD